The nucleotide window GCAGATAGCCAACGAGCGGTACACGCCGGACGGCCGGCGCGATCCGCTCCCGGTCGGACAGGCCGTCGCCTACGGCATCGAGGCGCTGGAGGCGCTGGCCCATCTGCACAGCCGCGGGCTGCTGTACTGCGACTTCAAGGTGGACAACGCCATCCAGCAGGAGGACCGCCTCAAGCTCATCGACCTGGGCGCGGTGCGCCGGGTCGACGACCTGACGAGCCCCATCTTCGGCACCCCCGGGTGCCAGGCCCCCGAGGTGACCACCGCCGGCCCCTCGGTCGCCTCCGACCTGTACACGGTGGCCCGCACGCTGGCCGTGCTCACCTTCGACTTCCAGGGGTACACCACCGTCTTCGCGCACTCCCTGCCCGACCCCGCCCACATCGAGGTCTTCCGCCGCCACGAGTCGTTCCACCGTCTGCTGCTCCGGGCCACCGACCCGGACCCGGCACGCCGCTTCGGCTCCGCCGAGGAAATGGCCGACCAACTCACCGGCGTCCTGCGCGAAGTGGTCGCCCTCACCACCAACACCCCCCGCCCCGCCCTGTCCACCCTCTTCGGCCCCGAACCCCGCGTCCCCGACCCCGAGGTCGTCGCCCCCCGAGCGCCCTCCCCCACCCCCCGCCCACCCCGCGAAGGCCGCCTACGGCGAGTCCGGCTGCCGGGACGCGGACGACACCCGGAGCGCGCGTCACGGTGGCCGTCGGGACCGGACGTACCGGCCCCGCACGCGCCCGAAGGCGCACAGCTCCCGGAGCCCGCGCTGCGAGCGGAACGCGTACGGCAGCCAGGACGTGGCGAACCGAAGACGCCGGGCCCGGGCCGACCGAACACACACGCCCCAGCCGGGCCGTACGCGCCGGACCCCGACGGGCCTCCCACCCCGCGGGCGGAACACCGACAGCGACCGGGACTCGGCACACCAAATGCGCCGGGCCCGGGCCGACCGAACACACACGCCCCGGCCGGGCCCCACACGCAGCGGCCACACCTCCCTCACCCCACCGAGTCGTCCGTCCATGTGCGTCCGCTGGACGGCGCCGTCGCGGGGCTCGTTCTGCCGGTGCCGCACGTGGATCCGGGTGACCCCGCCGCCGCGTTCCTCGCCGGGCTGGCCGGCGCGCCGCCGGGGCAGGTGTTGGCGGCGCTGGCGGGGGCGCCGGCCTCGGGGTCGGTGGAGCGGTGGCTGCGGGAGTTGCGGGCCCGGCTGGAGCTGGGGCAGCGGGAAGCGGTGGCCGAGGTGCTGGCGGCGCTGGAGCGGCGGCACCCGGAGGACTGGCGGGTGGTCTGGTACCGCGGGGTGGCCGCGCTGACGGACGGCGACCACGCCGCCGCGGCGGTGGCCTTCGACGCCGTCTACGACGCGTTCCCCGGCGAGCCGGCGCCCAAGCTGGCGCTGGCGGTCTGCGCGGAGGCCCTGGGGCGGCCGGAGGAGGCGGCCGGGTACTACCGGCTGGTGTGGACCACGGACCACGCCTACGTCTCGGCCGCGTTCGGCCTGGCCCGGGTGCTGCTGGCGCGGGGCGAGCGGGCCGAGGCGGTGGCGGTGCTGGAGTCGGTGCCGGAGTCGTCGGCGTACTGCGCCGCCGCCCGGGTCGCCGCGGTGCGCGCCCGGCTGCGGGGCCGTTCGCCGGACGAGCCGTTGCTGCCCGAGTTGCTCGCCGCGGCCCGGCAGATCGAGCTGTTGACGGCGGCCGGCATCGACCCCGTCCGAAGAGAGACACTGGTCACGGAGGTGCTGGGCACCGCCCTCGACTGGGTACTGGCAGGACGGCAGGGCGCCGCGCCCGGTACCGTGCCGCAGACCGCCTTGCTGGGCGACGGGGTGACCGAACGCGAACTGCGTCTCGGTCTGGAGCGCTCCTACCGGGTGCTGGCCCGGCTCGCGCAGCGGGGCGAGGAAAGGATCGAACTGGTGGAACGTGCCAACCGCGTCCGCCCCCGGACCTGGGTGTGACCACATGCCGCAACTGACCGTATGCCCGTCCTGTGCCGAACGGCTGGACCCCGAGGACAAGTTCTGCGGCAACTGCGGCACCGACCTGGCGGCGCCGTCGTCCGCCGGTCCCGCCGCATCCGCCGAACGCCGCCGCCCGTGGCAGCCCCCCGTGGACGCCACCGCGCCGGCCGTGCCGGCCCCGCCCGCGCCCCGCGCCCCGGAGCCGCCCGCGCCGCAGGCCCCCGAGCCCGGCACCGATACGTCCGCGTCCGACGAGGACGCCGCGCCCACCGCCGTGGAGCACCTGCCCGAGCCCGCGGACTACGGGCTCGCCCCGCCCGTCCCCGCCCCCGCCGCGGGCGGCCCGGCGGCACCCGGCGGCGACGCCCGTCCCGCGCCGACCCCGCGCCCCGGCGTGGCCGACCCGCGTGAGGAACTGCTGGCCGGAGCCACCGCCGTACCGTGCGCGGTCTGCGGCGCGACCGGATCCGACGCCGACGGCAACTGCCGCGGCTGCGGCCGGGCCCGGCCACGCGGACGCGACCACGTCGAGCGCGAGACCGCCGGTACCGCCGCGGTCACCGACCGGGGCCTGCGCCACCACCGCAACGAGGACGCCTTCGCCCTCTCCGGCACCCGGCTCCCCGACGGCACCCCCGCGACGATCGCCGTGGTCTGCGACGGCGTCTCCTCCGCCTCCCGCCCCGACGAGGCGTCCGCCGCCGCGGCGTCCGCCGCCGACGAGCGGCTGGCCGAACGGCTCGCCGCCGGCACCGAGCCGCGTACCGCCATGCGCGAGGCGCTGCTGACCGCCGCCGAGGCCGTCAACTCCCTTGCCGCGCAGGGGGGTCAGGACACGGACACCCCGCCCGACCCGTACGCCAACGCGCCCGCCTGCACCTGCGTGAGCGCGGTGGTCACCGGCGGCCTGCTCACCGTCGGCTGGGTCGGCGACAGCCGCGCCTACTGGGTCCCCGACGACCGCGCGGCGCAGCGTCCGGCCCGGCTCACCGAGGACGACTCCTGGGCGGCCCGGATGGTGGAGGCCGGGCTGATGTCGCAGGAGGAGGCGTACTCGGACGCCCGGGCGCACGCCATCACCGGCTGGCTCGGCGCGGACGCCGAGGAGGTGGACCCGCACACCGCGTGCTTCGAGCCGGACGCGCCGGGCGTGGTGGTGGTCTGCACCGACGGGTTGTGGAACTACGCCGAGTCGGCCGAGCAGCTGGCCGCCGTGGTCCCCGCCGACGCCCGGCTGCGTCCGCTGGCCTGCGCCCGCGCGCTGGTGCGGGTCGCGCTGGCGGGCGGCGGCCACGACAACGTCACGGTGGCGGTGCTGCCGTTCCCCGGGCCGGGCACGGCACCGCGGGGCGGCCGGGCGGACGCGGACGAGGGGTGAGGATGACGGCGTCGGGAGGGGCGTCGCCGCGGCGCTTCGCGGTGGAGGTCTACCAGAACGAGTACCTGCCCCAGGGCGGTGACCAGGTCGACGCGATCGTCACGGTCACCGCGCACGGCGGCCCCCCGGCGCCGGACGACGGGCCGGTCGCGCTGCGGGTGTGGACGCCGCGCCACGCGGAGGTCGTCTTCGTCAAGCAGGTGGCGCCCGGGCTGCGGGATCTGACCGGTGAGCGGCGTGCGGCGGGCGAGCGGTGCGGGGAGTACCCCACCGGCGCCTGGGACGAGGGGTCGCGCGACTACCACCTGTGCGTCCGGGTCCGCCCGGCCGGCGTCGGCGAGGAGATGCTCGCGGCGCGGGTGTCGCTGGTGGCGCGGGGACCGGCGGCGCCGGTGCTCGGGCAGGGGCTGGTACGTGCTGTGTGGACGGCGGAACCGCCCGCTCCGACCCTGCCGGGCCTGCGCATACCCGTCGGCCCCGAGGATCCGTGGGCCGCCGGCCCGGAGGTGGACGCGGACGAGGTGGCGACCGGTACTGTGCGGCTGGAGCCACCGGCCGCCGGCCCCGCCGGGACGGCGCCGGAGCCCGGTGCGGACGACCCGGCACGGCCGGGCCGCCCCATACGCACCGTACGCGTCGAGAAGTAGCGGCCGGGCCGCCGCCGCGGGAGGGGATGGAGCACGATGCCGACCTGTCCGAACGGTCACCGGTCGGAGGGCGGGGACCGGTGCGCGGTGTGCGGGGCACCGCTGTCACCCGCGACGGGGCCTGGGCCGACGACGGCCGCGGAGGCGTGTCCGCGGTGCGGTACGCCGCGCGAGGGGCGGGCCGCGTTCTGCGAGGAGTGCCGCCACGACTTCCCGGGCGGCGACCCGCTGCCGGTCGGGTACGGGCGGACCACCTCACGGGGTGACCGCCCAGCGGAAACGTTCCCTCCGGACGCGACGGTCGGCGGCGGCCCGACCCCGCGGGCGCGGGCCGCCGACGACGACGGGGACTTCCTGCTGCCACCGCCCGCGCCGCCCGCCACCGCCTCCACCGGGCCGTACGGCTGGCCCGAGCCCCACGAGGAGTCGCCGGAGCCCGGCCCCGAGGCGTGGACGGCGGTGGTCGGCGCCGACCAGGCGTACTACACCGCGATGATGGCCCGCAGCGGCCCGGAGGCGTCGGGGCTGTCCTTCCCCTCCGCCTCGCCGGAACAGTACGTTCCGCTCACCGGCGAGGAGTTCACCATAGGGCGCCGCAGACACAGCGGCGGCGGCCACGTGCCCGACATCGACCTGTCCCGGGCGCCGGAGGACCCCGGGGTCTCGCACCGCCACGCGCTGCTGGTCCGCCGCCCCGACGGCGGCTGGTCGGTGGTCGACCAGGACTCCACCAACGGCACCACGGTCAACCTCGGCGCGGAGCCGATCACGCCGTTCCAGCCGGTGGAACTGGCCGACGGCGACCAGGTGCACGTCGGCGCCTGGACGACGATCACGCTGCGGCGGGGGTGACCCCGGCGGCGGGCGGCCGGGGCGGACGTAGGACCGGAGTCGTCCGCCGGGTGATCTGCGACCATGGAGTGCGAACCCGAGCGAGATTGCGAGGCATCCCACCGTGACCGAGATCCCGCACGGCACGTTGCGGCAGCAGACGTTCTTCGACGCGGTGGGCGGCGAACCGACCTTCCGCCGCCTGGTGCGCCGGTTCTACGAAGGCGTCGCCGAAGACCCGCTGCTGCGGCCGATGTACCCGGAGCAGGACCTCGGTCCGGCCGAGGACCGGCTCACGCTCTTCCTCATGCAGTACTGGGGCGGCCCGCGCACCTACAGCGAGACGCGCGGCCACCCCCGGCTGCGGATGCGCCACGTCCCGTTCCGCGTCGACCGCGCGGCGCACGACGCCTGGCTCGGCCACATGCGTACGGCCCTGGACGAGCTGGCGCTCGACCCGGAGTACGAGCGGGAGCTGTGGGACTACCTGGTCTACGCCGCCAACTCGCTGATCAACACGGCGGAGTGAGGCCGCCGGCCACGGCCGCCTCCATGAGGTCCACCACGATGAGGCCCATCACGTGAAGTGTGTCACACGGGGCTGACAGCGAGCCCCGGCCGCCGTCCGCCGCGCACCGCCACCGAACCGTAGGGCGTACCCAGCCGCAGCCACGGACCCGAGGCGAGCAGCGCCACCGTCCGTGCCTCGTCCGCGGGTTCCGGCGGCAACGGCGCCGCGCCGCCGCCCGGCCCCGCGGTGCCGGCGGTCGCCCGCAGCGGACGCAGGAAGCCCAGCGCGTGCGCGGCGTGCACCGCGCGCAGCGGCAGCCCGGTGCCCGGCAGCTCCCGGGACCAGATCTCCTCGGCCAGCGCGTCGAGCTCGGCACGGGTACGGTCCTGCGGCGCCAACGCCTCGGTGCGGGACCGGAATTCGGCCACCACGCCGGCCGCCGCCGCCCGCACCGCCGTCACCCGCAGTTCGGCGGTGCGCCGCCAGCCACCGCGCGGCGGCAGCAGCCCGGCCCACGCCGGACCGGTCACCTGCGGCGGCACGGTGACCGGGGCCGCCGTGCCGCCCGCGTCGAGCGCGTCCAGCAACTGCCCGGCCGAGACGGTGGCGTCCACCTCGACCGGTTCGGCGAGCCGGCAGGTGCGTACCGACAGCACCTCGCCGAACGGGGGCCGGCCGAAGACGGCGAGCGCCTGGCCGGCGCCCTGGACGCGGACCACGGCGGCCTTGTCCCAGTGGATGAGCCGGGCGAGGTAGGCGGTGAGCGCCGCCGCCTCCGCGCTGTCGGCCGGGTGCACGGCCGTCATGCGGCGACGGCCTCCCCCGCGGGCTCGTCGCGGTAGCCCTCCAGGAACTCGCGCTCCTCGGGGCTGAGCCGCCGCGGCCTGCCCTCGGCGAGGTTGTACGGCACGATGACGGTGACCGCGCGGGCGTAGAGCTGGTCCTCGTCCTTGACCTCGTACTGAAGCGTGGCGGAGGCCGCGCCGATCTTGGTCACCCAGGTCTCGACGGTTACCGGCTCGTGCCGGTGCACCAGCGGACGCAGGTAGTCGATCTCGTGGCGGGCCACCACCGTGCCGCTGGACAGCGACTGGCCGCCCGCCTCCGGCGCCCGCCGGAACATGAAGTCCACCCGTGCCTCCTCCAGGTAGCGGAGGAAGACGGTGTTGTTCACGTGGCCGAACGCATCCATGTCCGACCAGCGCAGCGGGCACCGGTAGATGTGACGTGCCATTGTCGTCGAGCCCCGTCCTCGTCGCGTTCTCGTCGCGTTCTTGCCGTCGCCCGGGGTCAGCCCCGGGTCAGCTTCTTGTAGGTGGTGCGGTGCGGACGCGCCGCCTCCGGGCCGAGGCGCTCGATCTTGTTCTTCTCGTACGCCTCGAAGTTGCCCTCGAACCAGAACCACTTCGAGTCGCCCTCGTAGGCGAGGATGTGGGTGGCGACCCGGTCGAGGAACCAGCGGTCGTGGGAGACGACCACGGCGCAGCCGGGGAAGTCCAGCAGCGCGTTCTCCAGCGAGGAGAGCGTCTCGACGTCGAGGTCGTTGGTGGGCTCGTCGAGGAGCAGCAGGTTGCCACCCTGCTTGAGGGTGAGCGCGAGGTTGAGCCGGTTGCGCTCACCGCCGGAGAGCACCCCGGCCGGCTTCTGCTGGTCCGGGCCCTTGAACCCGAACGCGCTGACGTAGGCCCGGGACGGCATCTCGACCTGGCCGACGTTGATGTAGTCCAGGCCGTCGGAGACGACCTCCCACAGCGTCTTCTTGGCGTCGATGTTGGCGCGGGACTGGTCGACGTAGGAGATCTTGACCGTCTCGCCGACCTTGATGCTGCCCGAGTCCGGGGTCTCCAGGCCCTGGATCATCTTGAACAGCGTGGTCTTGCCGGCGCCGTTGGGGCCGATCACGCCGACGATGCCGTTGCGCGGCAGGGTGAAGGACAGGTCGTCGACGAGGACCTTCTCACCGAACGCCTTGGAGAGGTTCGCCACCTCGACGACCACGTTGCCAAGACGCGGACCCGGCGGGATCTGGATCTCCTCGAAGTCCAGCTTGCGGGTCTTCTCCGCCTCGGCCGCCATCTCCTCGTAGCGGGCCAGACGCGCCTTGGACTTGGCCTGCCGCCCCTTGGCGTTGGAGCGGACCCACTCCAGCTCGTCCTTGAGGCGCTTCTGGCGCTTGGCGTCCTTCTGCCCCTCGACCTTGAGCCGGGCGGCCTTGGTCTCCAGGTACTTGGAGTAGTTGCCCTCGTAGCCGTGGGCCCGGCCGCGGTCGAGCTCCAGGATCCACTGGGCCACGTTGTCCAGGAAGTAGCGGTCGTGGGTGATGGCGACCACGGTGCCCTGGTACTGGGCCAGGTGCTGCTCCAGCCACTGCACGGACTCGGCGTCCAGGTGGTTGGTGGGCTCGTCGAGCAGCAGCAGGTCGGGGGCCTCCAGCAGCAGCTTGCACAGCGCGACGCGGCGCTTCTCGCCACCGGAGAGGTTGGTCACCGCCCAGTCGCCGGGCGGGCAGCCCAGCGCGTCCATCGCCTGCTCCAGCTGGGCGTCGAGGTCCCAGGCGTTGGCGTGGTCCAGCTCCTCCTGGAGCTTGCCCATCTCCTCCAGCAGCTCGTCGGAGTAGTCGGTCGCCATCTGCTCGGCGATCTCGTTGAACCGGTCGAGCTTGCCCTTGACCGCCGCCACGCCCTCCTGGACGTTCTCCAGCACGGTCTTGGACTCGTCCAGCGGCGGCTCCTGGAGCAGGATGCCGACGGTGTACCCGGGAGTCAGGAACGCATCGCCGTTCGACGGCTGCTCAAGACCGGCCATGATCTTCAGCACCGTCGACTTACCGGCGCCGTTCGGTCCCACGACACCGATCTTCGCGCCCGGCAGGAAGCTCAACGACACGTCATCGAGGATGACCTTGTCGCCGTGCGCCTTGCGCGTCTTGCGCATCGTGTAGATGTACTCAGCCAAGAGAAACCGTCCGGCAGATCGATCCGAGGGTGGGCATACGCATCCCATCTTGCCGTACGAAGCCGAAGCGGAGGAAACGCGGTGGTGACCGGGACCGCCGCAGGGCTCCCCCGGGGGTGGCGCCCCGGGGACCGTGCGGGTTCCCCGGAGCCTTGGGGGCGGGGCGGAGGTTTTCGGGGGGCGTCCGGACGGGCCCGGGGCGAGGTGGTGGCGATCCCGGGGTGGTGGCGGCCCGGGGCCGGGGACGGACGTGTGCGGCGGGGTGGTTCGGGTGCGGGACCCCCGGGCCGCTCCCGTGGCGGGGCCCCGGGGCCGGGTGCCCGCGCATGCGGCGGCGTGCCGGGGCCGACGTCGGGGTTGATGGACGCGGGCGGGGTCCGGGTGGCCCCGGCGGTGCCGAGCGCCCCTGGCCAGCCCTACGCGCCGGGCCGTGCACCGGGGCCGGGACGGCGGACGCCCCAGGGGTGGCCGACGGCGGCGGGCCGAGCGGGGTCAGCCCTCACGGGACGGCGCTCGGCCGAGATCCATCGTGCCCCCCGTGTACCGCATCCCGTACTTCTCCCCGATCCCGTTCACCTTCGCCAGATCCATCGCCCCCTCCGGCGTCCGTACGTCCGACCCCGCCGCGAACAGGTCCTCCATGAAGCGGTCCCACCCGCCCGGCGTGGAGACCTGCAACGCCCGTGCCGGCGGCTGGGACGCGTTCCTCATCGCGTGCGGCACACCGTGCGGGAGCAACGCGCACATGCCCTGGGTCAGCCGGTACGTCTCCCCCTCGAAGTCGACCTCCATCTCCCCGTCCAGCACGTACACGAACTCGTCCATCACCTCGTGCACATGCATCGGGATGTCCACGTCCAGCCGGTTCTCCAGAACCGCCAGACGCCCCTCGCTGTCCCCGGTGGCCACCTTGACCCCGAAACCGGGCGGCAACGGCACCCGGGTCGGCCGGTTCTCACCCGCCCCCAGCACGACGAACCGGTCGGCGGCGGCGTCGGACGGCTGCTGGAGGCTCACATCGGCGGACATGGCAGGGCCCCTCCTCGTCGGTCACCCATGACGGAACGCATGGACGCGGAACGCTCGGAATCCGCAGTGCTCACCTCATCACCATAACCTCGAACCGGAGATTTTTCTCCGCTTATTTTTCGATACCCCGAGACGCTCACCCCCTCACGCCGTCTGTCTACGATCGCCCCATGTCCCCCGAGCCACCCCTGCGCGCCGACGCCCGGCGCAACCGCGAGAAGATCCTCGCCGCCGCATGCGAACTCTTCCGCGAACACGGCACCGCGGTGGCCCTGGACGACATCGCCCGCCGTGCCGGCGTCGGCATCGGCACCCTCTACCGCCGCTTCCCCGACCGCGACGCCCTGATCCGGCAAGTCGTGCTCGACGGCTTCGAGATCTGCCGCGCGGCCGTAGAGACCGCCCGCCGCGAACTGGCCGCCCCCGCCGCCGACCCTCTCCAAGCCCTGGAACGGCTCTTCCACCGCGTACTCGGAGAACGCGACCGCCTCGTCCTGCCCCTCATCGGCGGACCACTCGTCCGCGATCCCCAGGTCAGGGAACTCCAGCACGCGGTCCGCGACGCCGTCGAAGACATCCTGGCCGCCGGGCGGGCCGCCTGTGCCCTGCGCGACGACGTCACGTCCGAAGACCTCATCGCTGCAGCCGCGATGGCCTGCCGCCCCATGCCTCACCTCCCCGGCGAACTCGGCCACGCCCTCGCCGCCCGCCACCTGGCCGTCTACCTCCACGGCCTGCGCCCCGAAGGCGCCCGTCCCCTCCCCGCAGCACCCGCGAGCCACAAGGCCTTCGGCCAACGCCTCGCCATGGACAGCGCCCCCGCATCGCAACCCGACGCCCCCGAACCGACCCCCTGACCCACGCCCCGCCGCTCACCACCCCCGCCGGTCCCGCTCCGCCCCCTGCACGACGTCACCATCGCCCGCCCGGCCCCCGGCCGACGCCGCCCCGATCCCCCGGCGGCAACCACTCAACTCCCTTGTTCCGACGTCCGGAACGGACAACTGGTGCCCCGGACGCCCCATCGGCACCGCCTCCCAACCGGAGGTCACACCCGCCTCGGGATCGGACACACCACCGGCGGCACCGCCTGAGCCGCCACCTCCCCCAGCACCGCTCGTGCCGCCGGAACCGTGGACCCCCGCGGCCCCCACGCGCCGCCCGCACCCACCTCCGGCCCCGGCGGGCGAACCACACCGAGCCCCCGGCCCGGCCATCGCACCCGCGCCCGGCGGATCTCCTGGACCGCCCCCGGCCCTGGGCGGAAAACGACGCGGGCCCCGGCGCGGTATGTCGCGCCGGGGCCCGGTCAGTGCTGGAGCGTTACTGACCCGCGCCGGCCGACTTCCGCTTGCGGAAGAAGAACACCGTGCCGCCGCCGACGACCACGAGGGCCACCGCGACACCGGCTATGACCGGGGTGGCGCTGCTGCTACCGGTCTCGGCCAGGTTGGAGCCCCCGGTGGTGGAACCGCCGGTGGCCGAACCGCCCGCCGAGGCCGAGCTGGGCGCCGGAGACGGGCTGG belongs to Streptantibioticus cattleyicolor NRRL 8057 = DSM 46488 and includes:
- a CDS encoding FHA domain-containing protein produces the protein MPTCPNGHRSEGGDRCAVCGAPLSPATGPGPTTAAEACPRCGTPREGRAAFCEECRHDFPGGDPLPVGYGRTTSRGDRPAETFPPDATVGGGPTPRARAADDDGDFLLPPPAPPATASTGPYGWPEPHEESPEPGPEAWTAVVGADQAYYTAMMARSGPEASGLSFPSASPEQYVPLTGEEFTIGRRRHSGGGHVPDIDLSRAPEDPGVSHRHALLVRRPDGGWSVVDQDSTNGTTVNLGAEPITPFQPVELADGDQVHVGAWTTITLRRG
- a CDS encoding acyl-CoA thioesterase; translation: MARHIYRCPLRWSDMDAFGHVNNTVFLRYLEEARVDFMFRRAPEAGGQSLSSGTVVARHEIDYLRPLVHRHEPVTVETWVTKIGAASATLQYEVKDEDQLYARAVTVIVPYNLAEGRPRRLSPEEREFLEGYRDEPAGEAVAA
- the ettA gene encoding energy-dependent translational throttle protein EttA, with the protein product MAEYIYTMRKTRKAHGDKVILDDVSLSFLPGAKIGVVGPNGAGKSTVLKIMAGLEQPSNGDAFLTPGYTVGILLQEPPLDESKTVLENVQEGVAAVKGKLDRFNEIAEQMATDYSDELLEEMGKLQEELDHANAWDLDAQLEQAMDALGCPPGDWAVTNLSGGEKRRVALCKLLLEAPDLLLLDEPTNHLDAESVQWLEQHLAQYQGTVVAITHDRYFLDNVAQWILELDRGRAHGYEGNYSKYLETKAARLKVEGQKDAKRQKRLKDELEWVRSNAKGRQAKSKARLARYEEMAAEAEKTRKLDFEEIQIPPGPRLGNVVVEVANLSKAFGEKVLVDDLSFTLPRNGIVGVIGPNGAGKTTLFKMIQGLETPDSGSIKVGETVKISYVDQSRANIDAKKTLWEVVSDGLDYINVGQVEMPSRAYVSAFGFKGPDQQKPAGVLSGGERNRLNLALTLKQGGNLLLLDEPTNDLDVETLSSLENALLDFPGCAVVVSHDRWFLDRVATHILAYEGDSKWFWFEGNFEAYEKNKIERLGPEAARPHRTTYKKLTRG
- a CDS encoding TetR/AcrR family transcriptional regulator, whose protein sequence is MSPEPPLRADARRNREKILAAACELFREHGTAVALDDIARRAGVGIGTLYRRFPDRDALIRQVVLDGFEICRAAVETARRELAAPAADPLQALERLFHRVLGERDRLVLPLIGGPLVRDPQVRELQHAVRDAVEDILAAGRAACALRDDVTSEDLIAAAAMACRPMPHLPGELGHALAARHLAVYLHGLRPEGARPLPAAPASHKAFGQRLAMDSAPASQPDAPEPTP
- a CDS encoding PP2C family serine/threonine-protein phosphatase yields the protein MPQLTVCPSCAERLDPEDKFCGNCGTDLAAPSSAGPAASAERRRPWQPPVDATAPAVPAPPAPRAPEPPAPQAPEPGTDTSASDEDAAPTAVEHLPEPADYGLAPPVPAPAAGGPAAPGGDARPAPTPRPGVADPREELLAGATAVPCAVCGATGSDADGNCRGCGRARPRGRDHVERETAGTAAVTDRGLRHHRNEDAFALSGTRLPDGTPATIAVVCDGVSSASRPDEASAAAASAADERLAERLAAGTEPRTAMREALLTAAEAVNSLAAQGGQDTDTPPDPYANAPACTCVSAVVTGGLLTVGWVGDSRAYWVPDDRAAQRPARLTEDDSWAARMVEAGLMSQEEAYSDARAHAITGWLGADAEEVDPHTACFEPDAPGVVVVCTDGLWNYAESAEQLAAVVPADARLRPLACARALVRVALAGGGHDNVTVAVLPFPGPGTAPRGGRADADEG
- a CDS encoding globin — protein: MTEIPHGTLRQQTFFDAVGGEPTFRRLVRRFYEGVAEDPLLRPMYPEQDLGPAEDRLTLFLMQYWGGPRTYSETRGHPRLRMRHVPFRVDRAAHDAWLGHMRTALDELALDPEYERELWDYLVYAANSLINTAE
- a CDS encoding cupin domain-containing protein, producing the protein MSADVSLQQPSDAAADRFVVLGAGENRPTRVPLPPGFGVKVATGDSEGRLAVLENRLDVDIPMHVHEVMDEFVYVLDGEMEVDFEGETYRLTQGMCALLPHGVPHAMRNASQPPARALQVSTPGGWDRFMEDLFAAGSDVRTPEGAMDLAKVNGIGEKYGMRYTGGTMDLGRAPSREG
- a CDS encoding serine/threonine-protein kinase, with translation MNCGRPGCPGALEDVGDGAVYCDTCGLAPRAASSPADAGPPGTTRTRGTTGGPPTARLVPVRGSGRTGSGASGGTGRGRLGAGVLSVPPVPRPDPRAAVPADPRVPEGKRYCGRCDAPVGRSLGDRPGRTEGRCTACGTPYSFAPKLRPGDVVHGQYEVAGCLAHGGLGWIYLAVDRAVSDRWVVLKGLLDTGDPDALAAAVAERRFLAEIEHPNIVRIYNFVEHRDPRSGTLDGYIVMEYVGGKSLRQIANERYTPDGRRDPLPVGQAVAYGIEALEALAHLHSRGLLYCDFKVDNAIQQEDRLKLIDLGAVRRVDDLTSPIFGTPGCQAPEVTTAGPSVASDLYTVARTLAVLTFDFQGYTTVFAHSLPDPAHIEVFRRHESFHRLLLRATDPDPARRFGSAEEMADQLTGVLREVVALTTNTPRPALSTLFGPEPRVPDPEVVAPRAPSPTPRPPREGRLRRVRLPGRGRHPERASRWPSGPDVPAPHAPEGAQLPEPALRAERVRQPGRGEPKTPGPGRPNTHAPAGPYAPDPDGPPTPRAEHRQRPGLGTPNAPGPGRPNTHAPAGPHTQRPHLPHPTESSVHVRPLDGAVAGLVLPVPHVDPGDPAAAFLAGLAGAPPGQVLAALAGAPASGSVERWLRELRARLELGQREAVAEVLAALERRHPEDWRVVWYRGVAALTDGDHAAAAVAFDAVYDAFPGEPAPKLALAVCAEALGRPEEAAGYYRLVWTTDHAYVSAAFGLARVLLARGERAEAVAVLESVPESSAYCAAARVAAVRARLRGRSPDEPLLPELLAAARQIELLTAAGIDPVRRETLVTEVLGTALDWVLAGRQGAAPGTVPQTALLGDGVTERELRLGLERSYRVLARLAQRGEERIELVERANRVRPRTWV